A DNA window from Primulina tabacum isolate GXHZ01 chromosome 12, ASM2559414v2, whole genome shotgun sequence contains the following coding sequences:
- the LOC142520137 gene encoding LOW QUALITY PROTEIN: uncharacterized protein LOC142520137 (The sequence of the model RefSeq protein was modified relative to this genomic sequence to represent the inferred CDS: deleted 1 base in 1 codon) yields MVHKKRSIAPRSKASQAQSVVAAADVVDIAAAAAAATSDNPAAVDFGAPLPDHSPNPGTRTQGKSDTGDLESDVTTANPSSASYVSIKAECERSLTALRRGNHTKALRLMKDLCLKHENSPFSALINRVQGTVCLKVASIINDPNAKQRHLKNAIESARRSVILSPNSIEFAHFYANMLYEAANDGKEYEEVVVECEKALSIETPVDPAKESLQEENQQKIPTAEARVAHVQAELRSLIQKSNIASISTWMKNLGNGEEKFRLIPIRRATEDPMELRLVQARRPNEIKKATKTPEERRKEIEVRVAAARLLQQKSNSTNSGNDGDISNNSSKGLDSAPGSGQRVGERRKSGNVRKNASSAERRDWVQSYWTSMSSDKKKDILRIKISDLKAHFSSLKDGSPSELLNKALSFGELNKAWKFWMCCRCDEKFSDAGSFMQHVVQEHMGSLLPKMQSTIPQGVENNWAEMLLNCSWRPLELNAAVRMLKKRLKSETTDSPDEPFPRNGNDDAKECFVDTYCNEFEWDSSPGKKKLGDNCNLSTQDSRDFEDVEWMDCDGDQNCKESLLYENWPLSDDPERAKLLDRIHTVFKALIKNKCLASSHLSKVMHFAVEELQSLACGSQLLNSNVDQTPDCICFLGAPELKKILTFLQEIFHSCGLGRYSDKSNAIDDSNTKLWGNDIMEKICFNQDASFLVLDEHFLPCNLKRLSCDDAANDDSSSTASSHVSYDDGVVLDSEALLSWIFTGPSSTEQLASWSHAREEKAQQGSEILQSLEKESYHLQGLCDRKREHISYEEALQVVEDLCLEEGKKREHVIDFDHRSYDSVLKKRREELVENDNEITIISYRFELDVITNILKDAESLNINQFGFEETSSGGTSHLCDLESGEENDWRTKDYLHQVDSCIEVAIQRQKEQVSIEISKLDARIMRIVTGMQQLEVKLESTSTQDFQSVLIPLVKSFMRSRLEDLAEKDATEKSDAAREAFLAELALDSKKGIGVRVDVLKNVNDRTKDKKKSKESRKNKDTKATNPDEPHDQIAEEILLPSAYHEEGPGSEIDVHEIDDALLLQEEYRRIIELEAEERKLEETLEYQRRIENEAKQKHLAEQNKFFSKISKKAETISISYTNTKNNNDEKDATEQLTTIRKEPLMREDGFTNISEGLSSKNKAYGDMLKTVLENGDNPQDELFSDRPPGRRGRRHKGLAKLSDAKHAPLTTEIEENDVGQSVPGQILVADGDSPRSVESGAQTLRQLQAEDDDDEERFQADLEKAVLQSLDTFHAHKKPPSMSSSPMPQKKLLEISDSEVRVDGVSGTDSYGTGLTNDVGEYNCFLNVIIQSLWHLRRFRDEFLRRSSSEHVHIGDPCVICALYVIFIALSVGSTDNRREAVAPTSLRVALSKLYPESNFYQEGQMNDASEVLGVIFNCLHRSFTPVPCASDTESEDSNCTGSWDCSNGSCIAHSIFGMDIFERMNCYSCGLESRYLKYTSFFHNINASALRTMKVMCPESSFDELLNLVEMNHQLACDPDAGGCGMLNYIHHILSTPPHVFTIVLGWQNTCESVEDITATLAALSTETDISVLYRGLDPQNKHSLVSMVCYYGQHYHCFAYSRDQEQWVMYDDKTVKVVGGWNDVLTMCERGHLQPQVLLFEDVN; encoded by the exons ATGGTTCATAAGAAGCGTAGTATCGCTCCTCGCTCCAAGGCCTCACAGGCACAATCAGTGGTGGCGGCGGCGGATGTCGTAGATatcgccgccgccgccgccgccgcaaCTTCTGACAATCCTGCAGCTGTTGATTTTGGTGCTCCTTTACCCGACCATTCCCCAAACCCTGGCACTAGGACACAGGGAAAATCTGATACCGGGGATTTGGAAAGTGATGTCACCACTGCAAACCCTTCTTCTGCATCCTATGTTTCGATAAAGGCTGAATGCGAGCGGTCTCTAACGGCTTTGAGGAGGGGGAACCATACCAAAGCCCTGAGGTTGATGAAGGATTTGTGCTTGAAACATGAGAATTCTCCATTTTCTGCACTGATTAACCGTGTTCAGGGGACTGTGTGTCTGAAAGTGGCCTCGATTATTAATGACCCAAATGCTAAACAGCGCCACTTGAAAAATGCGATTGAGAGTGCTAGGAGGTCCGTGATTTTGTCCCCTAATTCTATTGAGTTTGCACATTTCTATGCGAATATGTTGTATGAGGCCGCAAATGATGGGAAGGAGTACGAAGAGGTGGTGGTGGAGTGTGAGAAGGCCTTGAGCATAGAG ACCCCTGTGGACCCTGCGAAAGAGAGTTTGCAGGAGGAGAATCAACAGAAAATTCCTACTGCTGAGGCTCGAGTTGCTCATGTTCAAGCTGAACTCCGATCTTTGATTCAGAAGTCAAACATTGCATCTATCTCGACTTGGATGAAGAATCTTGGCAATGGAGAGGAAAAGTTTCGGTTGATTCCGATCAGGAGGGCTACTGAGGATCCAATGGAGCTGAGATTGGTTCAGGCTCGGAGGCCAAACGAAATCAAGAAGGCGACCAAGACTCCTGAAGAACGAAGGAAAGAGATAGAGGTTAGGGTGGCTGCTGCTAGGCTTCTACAGCAGAAGTCCAATTCCACTAATTCGGGGAATGATGGGGACATAAGTAATAACAGTAGCAAGGGGCTGGATTCTGCTCCAGGGTCGGGCCAGAGAGTAGGAGAAAGAAGGAAAAGTGGCAACGTGAGGAAGAATGCGTCGTCAGCAGAGAGAAGGGATTGGGTCCAATCGTATTGGACTTCGATGAGTTCGGATAAGAAGAAAGACATTCTCAGAATTAAAATTTCGGATTTAAAGGCACATTTCAGTTCGTTAAAAGATGGTTCACCAAGTGAGCTGCTCAATAAAGCCCTATCCTTTGGGGAGTTAAATAAAGCGTGGAAGTTTTGGATGTGCTGTCGCTGTGATGAGAAATTTTCCGATGCTGGTTCCTTCATGCAGCATGTTGTGCAGGAGCATATGGGTAGTTTATTACCCAAAATGCAGTCAACCATACCCCAAGGTGTGGAAAACAATTGGGCCGAAATGCTTCTTAACTGTTCTTGGAGACCTTTGGAGTTAAATGCAGCAGTTAGGATGCTTAAAAAACGTTTGAAATCTGAGACAACTGATTCTCCTGATGAGCCATTCCCCAGAAATGGCAATGATGATGCGAAAGAATGCTTTGTCGATACTTATTGCAATGAATTTGAATGGGATTCATCACCTGGAAAGAAGAAATTGGGTGATAATTGCAATTTAAGTACTCAGGATAGCAGAGACTTTGAAGATGTTGAGTGGATGGACTGTGATGGAGATCAAAATTGTAAGGAAAGTTTACTTTATGAAAATTGGCCTTTGTCTGATGACCCTGAGCGTGCAAAGCTTCTAGATAGAATCCATACTGTTTTCAAGGCACTCATCAAGAACAAATGTCTTGCATCTAGTCACCTTAGCAAGGTCATGCACTTTGCTGTGGAGGAGCTTCAGAGTCTTGCGTGTGGGTCACAGCTTCTTAATTCCAACGTGGACCAAACGCCTGATTGCATATGTTTTTTGGGTGCTCCAGAACTTAAAAAAATTCTGACATTTTTGCAGGAAATATTTCATTCTTGTGGTCTAGGTAGATATTCTGATAAAAGTAATGCCATAGATGATTCAAACACCAAACTGTGGGGAAATGACATTATGGAGAAGATATGTTTTAACCAAGATGCATCATTTTTGGTGCTTGATGAGCATTTTCTTCCATGCAATCTCAAACGCTTATCTTGTGATGATGCTGCTAACGATGATTCCAGTTCAACGGCTTCCTCGCATGTCAGCTATGATGATGGTGTTGTACTCGATTCAGAAGCGTTGTTATCCTGGATATTTACGGGCCCTTCAAGTACTGAACAATTGGCATCCTGGTCTCATGCAAGAGAAGAAAAGGCTCAGCAAGGCTCGGAAATTCTCCAGTCACTTGAGAAGGAATCTTATCATCTGCAAGGCTTGTGTGATAGAAAACGCGAACATATAAGTTATGAGGAGGCTCTACAGGTTGTGGAAGATCTATGTTTGGAAGAGGGAAAGAAAAGAGAGCATGTGATTGATTTTGACCATAGAAGTTATGACTCTGTCCTTAAGAAAAGGCGAGAAGAGCTCGTCGAAAATGACAACGAAATCACCATAATCAGCTATAGATTTGAGTTGGACGTCATAACAAATATTCTAAAGGATGCAGAATCTCTGAATATTAACCAATTTGGCTTTGAGGAGACTTCTAGTGGCGGAACATCTCATCTTTGTGACCTAGAATCTGGTGAAGAAAATGATTGGAGAACAAAAGACTACCTGCATCAGGTGGACTCTTGCATAGAAGTTGCAATACAACGACAGAAAGAGCAAGTTTCTATTGAG ATAAGCAAATTAGATGCAAGAATTATGCGAATAGTTACGGGGATGCAGCAGTTGGAGGTTAAGCTTGAGTCTACTTCCACACAAGATTTCCAATCAGTCTTAATCCCTCTAGTAAAGTCATTTATGCGG TCTCGCTTGGAAGATCTGGCAGAGAAAGATGCCACAGAAAAATCTGATGCTGCCAGAGAGGCGTTTCTAGCTGAACTTGCACTGGATTCAAAGAAGGGCATTGGTGTTCGAGTTGATGTTTTAAAAAATGTGAATGACAGGACGAAGGATAAGAAAAAGAGCAAGGAGAGCCGCAAGAACAAGGATACAAAG GCTACTAATCCTGATGAACCACATGATCAGATTGCTGAAGAGAT ATTGCTTCCCAGTGCATATCACGAGGAGGGTCCGGGGTCCGAAATCGATGttcatgagattgatgatgCCTTGCTACTACAGGAAGAGTACAGGCGCATAATTGAACTTGAAGCCGAGGAAAGAAAGCTTGAAGAAACTTTGGAGTATCAAAGGCGAATAGAAAACGAGGCAAAACAGAAGCATCTCGCGgagcaaaataaatttttttcgaaaatatctaAAAAGGCCGAAACAATTTCAATTTCCTATACTAACACAAAGAACAATAATGATGAGAAAGATGCCACTGAGCAATTGACAACTATTAGGAAG GAGCCTTTGATGCGGGAGGATGGGTTTACTAACATTTCTGAAGGTCTATCATCAAAGAACAAGGCTTATGGGGATATGCTGAAAACTG TCTTAGAAAATGGTGATAATCCACAGGATGAATTATTTTCTGATCGGCCGCCAGGAAGGAGAGGTAGACGGCATAAGGGCCTCGCTAAGTTGAGTGATGCAAAGCATGCACCACTGACAACagaaatagaagaaaatgaTGTTGGTCAATCAGTGCCTGGACAAATTCTTGTTGCTGACGGTG ATAGCCCTCGTTCTGTAGAAAGTGGGGCACAAACATTGAGACAGCTTCAGGCagaggatgatgatgatgaagaaaggTTTCAAGCTGACCTTGAAAAAGCTGTACTCCAGAGCCTCG ACACATTCCATGCACATAAAAAACCTCCGTCGATGTCAAGTTCACCAATGCCAcaaaagaagctgctagaaatCAGTGACAGTGAAGTTAGGGTGGATGGTGTTAGTGGAACAGATTCATATGGAACAGGGTTAACAAATGATGTTGGCGAATATAATTGCTTTCTCAATGTCATAATACAG TCCTTGTGGCATCTAAGACGATTTCGAGATGAGTTTTTGCGGAGGTCATCTTCAGAACATGTTCACATTGGTGACCCTTGTGTTATTTGTGCCTTATATGTAATCTTCATTGCTTTGAGCGTGGGATCTACTGATAACAGAAGGGAAGCTGTTGCTCCTACCTCTTTAAGAGTTGCCTTGAGCAAGTTGTACCCGGAGAGCAATTTCTACCAGGAG GGTCAGATGAATGACGCTTCTGAAGTGCTGGGTGTGATATTCAACTGTCTTCACCGATCATTCACTCCTGTACCTTGTGCGTCTGATACGGAATCGGAAGATAGCAACTGCACAGGTTCTTGGGACTGTAGCAATGGCTCTTGCATTGCTCATTCAATATTTGGAATGGACATATTTGAGAGAATGAACTGTTACAGCTGTGGCTTGGAGTCCCGATATCTGAAGTACACATCTTTCTTTCATAATATCAATGCGAGTGCTCTCAGAACAATGAAG GTTATGTGCCCAGAGAGCTCCTTTGATGAGCTTTTGAACCTTGTTGAGATGAATCACCAGTTAGCTTGTGATCCAGATGCTGGTGGTTGTGGAATGCTTAATTATATTCACCATATTCTCTCTACTCCACCACATGTTTTTACCATAG TCCTAGGTTGGCAGAATACTTGTGAGAGTGTTGAAGATATAACAGCAACATTGGCTGCCTTATCTACTGAGACTGACATCAGTGTTTTGTACCGAGGTCTTGATCCACAAAATAAACATTCCTTGGTATCGATG